In one window of Fibrobacter sp. UWH4 DNA:
- a CDS encoding lysophospholipid acyltransferase family protein gives MEFLSRTFRAACAFVFEKAAFALLYTTRWKRKVVLANRSLTQGESNVESERFYRQMLKNLTRHAADIIFLFRDYKKLPQDTAEYPFQDGHGFTYALAEGSAPVLQKMRQGGIFLTAHYGNYEAIGPWLCRLGIPLKASYIPLKPAWLNRLVENRMRAVDGKSYAVNAKTPREFLRLLDERQLFCLLSDQDSRIPSAGKGTFLGKAVHVNPLPDFLYRHRPDAPLYICWMEEQPGRKLLHAEEIPVAPDAKVMDTFNRWLENRIAENPALWYGWTHRRFYSCKPEIY, from the coding sequence ATGGAATTCTTGAGCAGGACATTCAGGGCCGCTTGCGCCTTTGTATTCGAAAAGGCCGCATTCGCACTCCTGTATACAACAAGGTGGAAACGGAAGGTCGTACTGGCAAACCGCTCCCTGACGCAAGGCGAAAGCAATGTAGAATCGGAACGTTTTTACAGACAAATGCTCAAGAACCTGACCCGCCACGCCGCCGATATCATTTTCCTGTTCAGGGATTACAAGAAATTGCCCCAGGATACCGCCGAATATCCCTTTCAAGACGGGCATGGCTTCACCTACGCCCTTGCGGAAGGCAGCGCACCCGTCCTGCAGAAAATGCGCCAGGGCGGCATCTTCCTCACCGCCCATTACGGCAACTACGAGGCGATAGGTCCGTGGCTATGCAGGCTAGGAATCCCGCTCAAGGCAAGCTACATCCCACTGAAACCCGCGTGGCTCAACCGCCTCGTCGAAAACCGGATGCGTGCCGTCGACGGGAAAAGCTACGCCGTTAATGCGAAGACTCCCCGCGAATTTTTGCGGCTGCTCGACGAACGCCAGCTTTTTTGCCTACTCTCCGACCAGGACAGCCGCATTCCAAGCGCCGGGAAAGGAACATTTCTCGGCAAGGCGGTCCACGTGAATCCGCTCCCCGACTTTCTGTACAGGCACCGCCCCGACGCCCCCCTATACATCTGCTGGATGGAGGAGCAGCCCGGCCGCAAGTTACTGCATGCCGAAGAAATCCCAGTAGCCCCTGACGCAAAAGTCATGGATACATTCAACCGCTGGCTCGAAAATAGAATCGCCGAAAATCCCGCCCTGTGGTACGGATGGACGCACCGCCGTTTCTACAGCTGCAAGCCGGAGATTTACTAA
- a CDS encoding sodium:solute symporter, with product MNIALIVYLVFLIAIAVRSARRVRDIPDFFVARKGASAKAVAGSLVATILGGSAVIGAVDSGSRLGGAASWFMLVGALGLVALIPFAGRAYSHGKYALPDLVENLYGKGPRLVASLVIPVAWTGIVAAQIIAAAKLLMTFTSLNYTAAAVIAAAVFTGYTLAGGQLSILRTDFLQACLIILGLLLVAGFALFGGIPGAEARPLSEILQQAPAFPFNTNFSPLDLFLLVLTYGTTYTAGPDIFSRMFCAKDTATAKKAIAMAAATLVPVAFVIGFLAVYGVGLANVQGARITAVAAQVLPAPLIPLIALALLSVVLSSADTTLLSSSVILCGLFRLDRNKENANEARGLAKARIVILLNGIVALLLALVFTDIIGTLLLALAVYAGAFTVPILWGLLGLHAKPKFVAAAIVTGGFLALAGKICPTGTLGAHTGDILMIAAFAVNAAILALGRTR from the coding sequence ATGAATATCGCCCTCATCGTTTACCTGGTATTCCTGATTGCAATCGCCGTGCGCAGCGCGCGGCGCGTAAGGGACATTCCCGATTTCTTCGTGGCGCGCAAAGGGGCATCCGCGAAGGCTGTCGCCGGAAGCCTAGTCGCGACGATTCTTGGCGGGTCGGCCGTGATCGGTGCAGTCGATAGCGGATCAAGGCTCGGCGGGGCCGCCAGCTGGTTCATGCTCGTGGGAGCGCTCGGACTTGTCGCGCTGATTCCCTTTGCAGGCCGCGCCTACAGTCACGGCAAATACGCACTCCCCGACCTGGTAGAGAATTTGTACGGAAAAGGCCCGCGGCTGGTCGCCTCCCTGGTGATACCGGTCGCATGGACAGGCATTGTCGCCGCCCAGATTATCGCCGCTGCAAAACTCCTGATGACCTTCACGTCGCTGAACTACACGGCAGCAGCCGTCATCGCCGCAGCCGTATTTACGGGGTACACGCTTGCGGGCGGGCAGCTTTCCATTCTGCGTACCGACTTTTTGCAGGCCTGCCTGATTATCCTTGGGCTTTTGCTGGTAGCGGGCTTTGCGCTCTTCGGCGGAATCCCCGGTGCAGAAGCGCGACCTCTTTCCGAAATTTTGCAGCAAGCCCCGGCATTCCCCTTCAACACGAACTTTTCGCCGCTAGACCTTTTCCTGCTGGTACTTACCTACGGAACCACCTACACGGCGGGCCCCGATATCTTCAGTCGCATGTTCTGCGCGAAGGATACCGCAACCGCGAAGAAGGCAATCGCGATGGCCGCAGCGACACTTGTTCCCGTCGCCTTTGTCATCGGATTCCTGGCGGTATACGGCGTAGGGCTCGCAAACGTGCAGGGAGCTCGCATCACGGCGGTTGCCGCGCAAGTTCTCCCGGCACCGCTGATTCCCCTGATTGCCCTCGCGCTCCTGAGCGTCGTCCTCAGCAGCGCCGATACGACACTGCTCAGCAGCTCCGTCATCTTGTGCGGACTTTTCAGGCTTGACAGGAATAAAGAAAATGCAAATGAAGCCCGCGGACTAGCCAAGGCACGCATCGTGATCCTGCTGAACGGCATCGTGGCCCTGCTGCTTGCACTCGTATTTACCGACATCATCGGCACATTGTTATTGGCACTGGCCGTATACGCAGGCGCCTTCACCGTCCCTATCCTGTGGGGACTTCTCGGACTCCATGCAAAGCCGAAATTCGTGGCGGCCGCCATCGTTACCGGCGGATTTCTCGCCCTTGCGGGAAAAATCTGCCCTACAGGAACCCTCGGGGCGCATACGGGAGACATCCTGATGATCGCCGCATTCGCCGTAAACGCAGCGATACTTGCGCTGGGTCGAACGCGCTAG
- the uca gene encoding urea carboxylase: MFNKVLVANRGEIACRIIRSLKEMGVKSVAVYSDPDETAAHVLMADEAVRIGPAPVKDSYLNVPAILDAIKSTGAEAVHPGYGFLSENAEFAKVLEENGIAFIGPTPKHLVEFGLKHRSKELAQEFNVPLVPGSGLLENVDDALAHSKEIGYPVMLKSTAGGGGIGMSICRSDKELVESFDRIKRLSENNFKNAGLFVEKYVERGRHVEVQIFGDGEGNAVVLGERDCSVQRRNQKVIEETPAPNLPEKTREALHSAALRLVQGVAYRSAGTVEFIYDAPSDKFYFLEVNTRLQVEHGVTETVYDVDLVRWMIELAAGTRPFEIGAKFVPHGHSMEFRVYAEDPGKNFRPSSGLLTEVKFPEGIRVDTWISRGTEVSAFYDPLLAKVIVAGKDREENIKNAKNALAEVRLYGFETNIKLLRDVLDMADFVSGNVSTWILNDYKYSNRIFEVLAPGLQTTVQDYPGRLKYWDVGIPPSGPMDNYSFRLANKIVGNAENAAGIEMTHSGCTLLFHTDAVVAFTGGDFPAKINDVPCLKNTPVDVHKGDTLKFGLSKAGQRCYLAIRGGIDVPEYLGSKSTFTLGGFGGHGGRALTAGDVLHIGNDIAGESVIPSECALPSIGTEWEIGVMYGPHGAPDYLTEEDVKEFFAATWEVHYNSSRTGIRLIGPQPKWARPDGGEAGLHPSNLHDNAYAVGTVDFTGDMPIILGVDGPSLGGFACPVTIVSAELWKMGQLRSGDKVRFIPLSAEEAEKIRLVREEMLAAPENVSKPIPALVASPVTTPVIAEFNTDSEMEHIVVRADGDDNVLVEFGPAKIDLRLRFKAHAWMLAVKENFRDVLIDVTPGIRSIQIHYDVRKIRQEGVLERLWNLAEHLRKNKLTKVPTRTIYLPLSWDDPQTRIAIEKYVTTVRPDAPWCCPNNIEFIRRVNGLDSIEDVKQIVFAADYLVMGLGDVYLGAPVATPLDPRHRLVTTKYNPARTWTPENAVGIGGAYMCVYGMEGPGGYQFVGRTVQMWNRFKKTSDFPLPYLLRFFDQIRFYEVSADKLLQMRKDFVAGKFHVVVENSSFDIEEYERFLEVNAESISAFEEKRTKAFEEEKERWIANGQFTFESHSAESAPVAEITLAEDEEGVYGTVAGSLWKMMKKVGDEVKEGDTIAIIESMKTEIPVIAGAAGMVSQVFVKESSEVRAGQCLISLKPIPSTGT, translated from the coding sequence ATGTTCAACAAGGTACTTGTAGCAAACCGTGGCGAAATAGCCTGTCGTATTATCCGCTCCCTGAAAGAAATGGGAGTGAAATCTGTTGCCGTTTATTCAGATCCTGACGAAACGGCCGCCCATGTGTTGATGGCCGACGAGGCCGTGCGTATCGGGCCCGCACCGGTCAAGGATAGCTATCTGAATGTTCCCGCGATTTTGGATGCAATCAAGTCGACGGGGGCCGAGGCGGTTCATCCGGGTTACGGCTTCTTGAGTGAAAACGCAGAATTCGCGAAAGTCCTCGAAGAAAACGGGATTGCCTTTATCGGACCGACTCCGAAACATCTCGTAGAATTCGGCCTCAAGCATCGTAGTAAGGAACTGGCGCAGGAATTTAATGTTCCGCTCGTTCCCGGTTCGGGCCTGTTGGAAAATGTGGACGATGCCCTGGCACATTCCAAAGAGATCGGATACCCGGTGATGCTCAAGAGTACGGCGGGCGGTGGCGGCATCGGTATGAGTATCTGCCGTAGCGACAAGGAACTCGTTGAAAGTTTCGATAGGATCAAGAGACTGAGCGAGAACAACTTCAAGAACGCAGGCCTTTTTGTAGAAAAGTACGTGGAGCGCGGTCGCCATGTCGAGGTCCAGATTTTTGGCGATGGCGAAGGAAATGCCGTTGTGCTCGGAGAGCGCGACTGTTCTGTGCAACGCCGTAACCAGAAGGTGATCGAGGAGACTCCCGCTCCGAACCTTCCCGAAAAAACGCGCGAGGCGCTCCATTCTGCTGCGCTCCGGCTTGTGCAGGGTGTTGCGTATCGTTCTGCAGGGACCGTTGAATTTATTTATGACGCCCCGAGTGACAAGTTCTATTTCTTGGAAGTCAACACGCGCTTGCAAGTGGAACACGGCGTTACCGAAACAGTCTACGATGTAGATTTGGTGCGTTGGATGATCGAGCTTGCTGCAGGAACGCGCCCCTTTGAAATCGGGGCGAAGTTCGTTCCGCATGGTCATTCGATGGAATTCCGTGTTTACGCCGAAGACCCCGGTAAAAATTTCCGCCCGAGTAGTGGTCTGTTGACCGAGGTGAAATTCCCCGAAGGAATCCGTGTGGATACCTGGATTTCCCGTGGAACCGAAGTGAGTGCCTTTTACGATCCGCTTCTTGCGAAGGTGATTGTCGCGGGAAAGGACCGCGAAGAAAACATCAAGAATGCAAAGAATGCTCTTGCAGAAGTTCGGCTATACGGTTTCGAGACAAACATCAAGCTTCTGCGTGATGTGCTGGATATGGCCGATTTCGTTTCAGGAAATGTTTCAACCTGGATTCTGAACGATTACAAGTACAGCAACCGTATTTTCGAGGTTCTTGCTCCGGGGTTGCAGACAACGGTGCAAGATTATCCTGGCCGCCTGAAATATTGGGATGTCGGCATTCCGCCTAGCGGCCCGATGGATAATTACAGTTTCAGGCTTGCGAACAAGATTGTCGGTAATGCAGAGAATGCCGCCGGAATCGAGATGACCCATTCCGGGTGTACGCTCCTGTTCCACACCGATGCCGTTGTCGCCTTTACCGGAGGTGATTTTCCAGCGAAGATCAATGATGTGCCATGCCTCAAGAATACTCCGGTAGACGTGCATAAGGGTGATACTCTCAAGTTCGGCTTAAGCAAGGCGGGACAACGTTGCTATTTGGCGATTCGCGGTGGCATTGATGTTCCTGAATATTTGGGAAGCAAATCGACCTTTACGCTGGGCGGTTTTGGCGGACATGGTGGCCGTGCCCTGACTGCCGGGGATGTCCTGCATATCGGAAACGATATCGCGGGGGAATCCGTCATTCCGTCGGAATGTGCATTACCTTCTATTGGCACGGAATGGGAAATTGGCGTGATGTACGGTCCCCATGGAGCGCCGGACTACTTGACGGAAGAGGATGTCAAGGAATTTTTTGCTGCGACATGGGAAGTGCATTACAACTCTTCGAGAACGGGTATTCGCCTGATTGGTCCGCAGCCCAAGTGGGCTCGCCCCGATGGTGGCGAGGCGGGCTTGCATCCTTCGAACTTGCACGACAATGCCTACGCGGTGGGTACCGTGGATTTTACGGGAGATATGCCGATTATTTTGGGGGTTGACGGCCCGAGTCTCGGTGGTTTCGCCTGCCCCGTGACGATCGTTTCTGCGGAGCTCTGGAAGATGGGCCAGCTCCGTAGCGGAGATAAGGTCCGGTTCATTCCGCTTTCTGCCGAAGAAGCCGAGAAAATCAGGCTTGTCCGCGAAGAAATGCTTGCCGCTCCCGAAAATGTATCAAAGCCGATACCTGCGCTTGTTGCATCCCCGGTGACCACGCCTGTCATCGCAGAATTCAATACCGATTCCGAGATGGAACATATCGTCGTGCGTGCCGACGGCGATGACAATGTACTTGTTGAATTTGGCCCTGCGAAAATTGACTTGCGGCTTCGTTTCAAGGCGCACGCCTGGATGCTTGCCGTCAAGGAAAACTTTCGCGATGTCCTGATCGACGTCACGCCGGGAATCCGTTCTATACAAATTCACTATGATGTTCGGAAAATCCGTCAGGAAGGCGTTCTTGAGCGTCTTTGGAATTTGGCGGAACACCTGCGGAAAAATAAGCTTACGAAGGTGCCTACCCGTACCATCTACCTGCCGCTTTCGTGGGACGATCCCCAGACAAGAATCGCAATTGAAAAGTATGTGACGACCGTCAGGCCGGATGCCCCCTGGTGCTGTCCCAATAATATCGAATTTATCCGCCGTGTAAACGGCCTCGATTCGATCGAGGATGTGAAACAGATCGTGTTTGCCGCGGATTACCTTGTGATGGGACTCGGGGATGTGTACCTGGGTGCGCCTGTCGCGACACCGCTTGACCCGAGGCATCGTCTTGTCACGACCAAGTACAACCCGGCTCGTACATGGACCCCCGAAAATGCGGTGGGCATCGGTGGTGCGTACATGTGTGTTTACGGGATGGAAGGCCCCGGCGGTTACCAGTTCGTCGGCCGTACGGTGCAGATGTGGAACCGTTTCAAGAAAACAAGCGATTTCCCGCTGCCGTATCTGCTGCGCTTTTTCGACCAGATTCGCTTCTACGAAGTGAGCGCCGATAAACTCTTGCAAATGCGTAAGGATTTTGTCGCCGGCAAGTTCCATGTTGTCGTGGAAAACAGCTCCTTTGACATCGAAGAATACGAACGCTTCCTTGAGGTCAACGCGGAATCCATTTCGGCCTTCGAAGAAAAGCGTACCAAGGCTTTCGAAGAAGAAAAGGAACGCTGGATTGCGAATGGACAGTTTACTTTTGAAAGTCACAGTGCGGAATCTGCTCCGGTCGCCGAGATCACTCTCGCTGAAGATGAAGAGGGTGTTTATGGAACCGTTGCTGGTTCCTTGTGGAAAATGATGAAGAAGGTGGGCGATGAGGTCAAGGAAGGCGACACTATAGCCATTATCGAAAGCATGAAGACCGAGATTCCCGTCATTGCCGGGGCGGCTGGAATGGTATCGCAGGTTTTCGTGAAGGAGTCTTCCGAAGTCCGTGCGGGACAGTGCTTGATTTCTTTAAAGCCTATTCCTTCAACAGGCACTTGA
- a CDS encoding patatin-like phospholipase family protein, whose protein sequence is MKLTISVSGGGALGIGPLQFMRRLEEDLGESLANLGAAFAGTSTGSIVAAGLCSGMTAAELYDLYRENLSAIFTKVSAAKILTNNYYRYDNSKLKKLLQRTFRYKMYEFKKPIYIPATFMNGESVEKVWDRGDGMTDQWFAVLSSCSAPTYFDTVSRNKDGKKEIYCDGGMWANDPIMVLESGLNKVKEFKGNYKILSFNTGMVRPNNAPKDKSIVGWGKYVMDEWVARTGNSGYFEACANIGEENVCRVAPKVDSKFAMDDLSLVNEVSDIWDDLYNRTRKDVVKFVKSTIAKK, encoded by the coding sequence ATGAAACTTACGATTTCTGTTTCCGGCGGTGGTGCCCTCGGTATCGGTCCCCTTCAGTTTATGCGCAGGCTCGAGGAAGATCTCGGCGAAAGCCTGGCCAATCTCGGAGCGGCCTTCGCGGGGACCTCTACGGGCTCTATTGTTGCCGCGGGACTTTGCTCCGGCATGACTGCCGCGGAGCTTTACGACCTGTACCGTGAAAACCTTTCGGCCATTTTCACCAAGGTGAGCGCCGCCAAGATTCTGACGAACAACTATTACCGCTACGACAATTCCAAGCTCAAGAAGCTCCTGCAGCGTACCTTCCGCTACAAGATGTACGAATTCAAGAAGCCGATTTATATCCCGGCGACTTTCATGAATGGCGAAAGTGTCGAGAAGGTTTGGGACCGTGGTGACGGCATGACGGACCAGTGGTTCGCAGTCCTTTCGAGTTGCTCTGCGCCGACGTATTTCGATACGGTCAGCCGTAACAAGGACGGCAAGAAAGAAATCTATTGCGATGGCGGCATGTGGGCGAACGACCCCATCATGGTGCTGGAATCCGGCTTGAACAAGGTCAAGGAATTCAAGGGCAATTACAAGATTCTTTCCTTCAATACGGGAATGGTCCGTCCGAACAACGCTCCCAAGGACAAGAGCATTGTCGGTTGGGGCAAGTACGTCATGGACGAATGGGTCGCGCGTACCGGCAATTCGGGCTATTTCGAAGCGTGCGCCAATATCGGCGAAGAAAATGTCTGCCGCGTCGCTCCCAAGGTGGATTCCAAGTTCGCGATGGATGACCTTTCGCTCGTGAACGAAGTTTCCGATATCTGGGACGATCTTTACAACCGCACCAGAAAGGATGTGGTCAAGTTCGTGAAGTCGACTATCGCGAAAAAGTAA
- a CDS encoding alpha/beta hydrolase, with translation MENGYVYRNFTKEALDEAYDNSKAVKNSNDLLGIFYMRSAKLATNFQDTLDLRYGRHPRETLDYFSCGKRNAPLFVFIHGGYWQMRNKEMFRFVASGPLAHGFDVVNIGYPLAPDRDMRGIIASLRSAFSYLRLHNDELGFDATHIFVSGWSAGAHLAVNMLDERGVCGALAISGIYDLEPISKCYLNDKLQLTESEILLFSPLRKPFVKKSVVVVVGADELPELRRHSIEFAMRRAGDGISGSFNLLSNQNHFTILEELEDPEGSLTQLLVQLTKCKRK, from the coding sequence ATGGAAAACGGCTACGTATATCGAAATTTCACCAAGGAAGCGCTCGACGAGGCTTACGACAATAGCAAGGCGGTAAAGAACAGTAATGACTTGCTCGGAATCTTCTATATGCGAAGCGCCAAGCTTGCCACTAATTTCCAGGATACGCTGGATTTGCGTTATGGTCGGCATCCACGGGAAACATTAGATTACTTTAGTTGTGGAAAAAGGAACGCTCCGCTGTTTGTCTTTATCCATGGAGGATATTGGCAGATGCGTAACAAGGAGATGTTTCGCTTTGTTGCGAGCGGGCCGTTGGCGCACGGTTTCGATGTCGTCAATATCGGTTATCCGCTCGCTCCCGATAGGGATATGCGTGGTATTATCGCAAGTCTCCGCAGTGCGTTTAGTTACTTGCGTCTTCATAATGATGAGCTAGGGTTCGATGCGACGCATATTTTCGTGTCGGGTTGGTCGGCAGGAGCTCACTTGGCGGTCAATATGCTTGACGAACGTGGGGTCTGTGGAGCCCTTGCGATTAGTGGCATCTATGACCTAGAACCGATTTCCAAGTGTTACTTAAACGATAAACTTCAGCTGACCGAAAGTGAAATTCTCCTGTTCAGTCCGCTGCGTAAACCGTTTGTTAAAAAGTCGGTGGTCGTGGTGGTCGGCGCCGACGAGCTTCCGGAACTTCGTAGGCACAGCATCGAATTTGCGATGCGCCGTGCGGGAGACGGAATTTCCGGTTCGTTCAACCTGCTTTCGAATCAGAACCATTTTACGATTCTTGAGGAACTCGAAGACCCGGAAGGATCGCTGACGCAACTTCTGGTGCAACTGACAAAGTGTAAGAGGAAATAG
- the secA gene encoding preprotein translocase subunit SecA, whose protein sequence is MSIVDTVLHKIFGTPHERKVKQLRPVIEQIHKAREALEALDDAALAAKSAEFREKLKNGATLEDIKVEAFAVCQEACDRRLGIFNIFKPEFNFDFSRLGPELQESVNAAKAELAAGKNEWEVYLPASVYAKVRELYPESVKPFRMMPFDVQMIGGLVLHEGAIAEMATGEGKTLAAALPVYLNGLSGHGVHVVTVNDYLAGRDAKQMGMVYKFLGLTVGLIVNGLNPEERRVSYNSDVTYGTNNEFGFDYLRDNMAVEPSQLVQRELNFCIVDEVDSILIDEARTPLIISGPAEDATEKYAKANEIAKQLIKNKDFSVDEKDKNIQLTEKGVNHIQELMHITNLYGEHADWVHFLDNALKAWYLYEKDVDYIVRDTEIIIVDENTGRLMEGRRYSNGMHQAIEAKEGVQIRRENQTLATITFQNYFRMYKKLSGMTGTAETEATEFIKIYNMNTWVIPTNRPCIRKDLQDMVYKSEDAKWRAIVAEIKERHSKGQPLLVGTASIEKSEHLHGLLEKEGIPHEVLNAKNHGREAEIIQYAGHKDKVTIATNMAGRGTDIALGPGVTELGGLHVLGTERHESRRIDNQLRGRSGRQGDPGSSQYFLSLDDNLMRIFGGDSVKNLMTRFGVGEDEVITHPIVSRSIRGAQRRVEGQSFDIRKHLLDYDNVMNEQRKVIYGLRRRILNGEDISEEIMNRIEDACDIKVSTYIPAKSYAEAWNLEGLHVDLQRSLGMEYSLTLEDAMSKTPEQVLDEIIALCKARYEKLGKIIPETDFRQIERRFLLMTIDQVWKEHLYAMDQLKDSIRFHGYAQKDPLMVYKNEGYKMFEGCMEKIATLTALRILNIRITLPNGMTVSPDQLQLKSQEQIDAEKKAADSSTSSPTDKVPEPAEAPAEAPAEQMSADGAKPAGLAGTAASSETNAISEEQQSQPMPQSALPGTRPTVRRTYTNPAIAAAARRAQQQAAAKLGRNDPCWCGSGLKYKKCHGKDME, encoded by the coding sequence ATGAGCATAGTCGATACCGTTCTTCACAAGATCTTTGGTACCCCTCACGAACGTAAGGTCAAGCAGCTGCGCCCTGTCATCGAGCAGATCCATAAGGCCCGCGAAGCCCTGGAAGCACTGGATGACGCCGCCCTGGCCGCCAAGAGTGCGGAATTCCGCGAAAAGCTCAAGAATGGCGCCACCCTCGAAGACATCAAGGTCGAAGCCTTTGCCGTGTGCCAGGAAGCCTGCGACCGCCGTCTGGGTATCTTCAATATCTTCAAGCCGGAATTCAACTTCGACTTTAGCCGCCTGGGCCCCGAACTCCAGGAATCGGTGAACGCCGCGAAGGCCGAACTTGCCGCCGGCAAGAACGAATGGGAAGTCTACCTGCCCGCCTCCGTGTACGCGAAGGTCCGCGAACTTTACCCCGAATCGGTGAAGCCGTTCCGCATGATGCCTTTCGACGTGCAGATGATCGGCGGCCTCGTGCTCCACGAAGGTGCCATCGCCGAAATGGCGACCGGTGAAGGTAAGACCCTTGCCGCCGCCCTGCCGGTTTACCTGAACGGTCTTTCTGGACACGGTGTGCACGTGGTGACCGTGAACGACTACCTCGCCGGCCGTGACGCCAAGCAGATGGGCATGGTCTACAAGTTCCTCGGACTCACGGTGGGTCTCATCGTGAACGGCCTGAACCCCGAAGAACGCCGCGTGAGCTACAACAGCGACGTGACCTACGGTACCAACAACGAATTCGGCTTCGACTACCTGCGCGACAACATGGCCGTGGAACCCAGCCAGCTGGTGCAGCGCGAACTGAACTTCTGTATCGTCGACGAAGTGGACTCCATCTTGATCGACGAAGCCCGTACGCCGCTTATTATCAGTGGTCCGGCCGAAGACGCTACCGAAAAGTACGCCAAGGCAAACGAAATCGCGAAGCAGCTTATCAAGAACAAGGACTTCTCGGTCGACGAAAAGGACAAGAACATCCAGCTGACCGAAAAGGGCGTGAACCACATTCAGGAACTCATGCACATTACGAACCTGTACGGCGAACATGCCGACTGGGTGCATTTCCTCGATAACGCCCTCAAGGCCTGGTACCTCTACGAAAAGGACGTGGACTACATCGTCCGCGATACCGAAATCATCATCGTCGACGAAAACACGGGCCGCCTCATGGAGGGCCGCCGTTACAGCAACGGTATGCACCAGGCGATCGAAGCCAAGGAAGGCGTGCAGATCCGTCGCGAAAACCAGACGCTTGCGACGATTACGTTCCAGAACTACTTCCGCATGTACAAGAAGCTTTCGGGTATGACGGGTACCGCCGAAACCGAAGCCACGGAATTCATCAAGATCTACAACATGAACACCTGGGTGATTCCGACCAACCGCCCCTGCATCCGCAAGGACCTGCAGGACATGGTGTACAAGTCCGAAGATGCCAAGTGGCGCGCCATCGTGGCCGAAATCAAGGAACGCCACAGCAAGGGCCAGCCGCTCCTCGTTGGTACGGCATCCATCGAAAAGTCCGAACATTTGCACGGCCTCCTTGAAAAGGAAGGCATTCCGCACGAAGTCCTGAACGCCAAGAACCATGGCCGCGAAGCTGAAATCATCCAGTACGCCGGCCACAAGGACAAGGTGACCATTGCAACCAACATGGCCGGTCGTGGTACCGACATCGCCCTTGGCCCGGGAGTTACCGAGCTCGGTGGCTTGCACGTGCTCGGCACCGAACGCCATGAATCCCGCCGTATCGACAACCAGCTGCGCGGCCGTTCCGGCCGTCAGGGCGACCCGGGTTCCAGCCAGTACTTCCTCAGCCTCGACGACAACCTGATGCGTATCTTCGGTGGCGACAGCGTCAAGAACCTGATGACCCGTTTTGGCGTGGGCGAAGACGAAGTGATTACCCACCCGATCGTGAGCCGCTCCATCCGTGGCGCACAGCGCCGCGTGGAAGGCCAGAGCTTCGATATCCGTAAGCACTTGCTCGACTACGACAACGTGATGAACGAACAGCGTAAGGTGATTTACGGACTCCGCCGCCGCATTCTGAACGGCGAAGACATCAGCGAAGAAATCATGAACCGTATCGAGGACGCCTGCGACATCAAGGTGTCCACCTACATTCCGGCAAAGAGCTACGCCGAAGCCTGGAACCTCGAAGGACTCCACGTCGACCTGCAGCGCAGCCTCGGCATGGAATACAGCCTCACGCTCGAAGACGCCATGAGCAAGACGCCCGAACAGGTGCTTGACGAAATCATCGCGCTCTGCAAGGCCCGCTACGAAAAGCTCGGCAAGATCATTCCGGAAACCGACTTCCGCCAGATCGAACGCCGCTTCCTGTTGATGACCATCGACCAGGTATGGAAGGAACACCTGTACGCCATGGACCAGCTGAAGGATTCTATCCGTTTCCACGGATACGCCCAGAAGGACCCGCTGATGGTCTACAAGAACGAAGGCTACAAGATGTTCGAAGGCTGCATGGAAAAGATCGCGACGCTCACCGCGCTCCGCATCCTGAACATCCGCATCACGCTCCCGAACGGCATGACCGTTTCGCCGGACCAGTTGCAACTCAAGAGCCAAGAACAGATTGACGCCGAAAAGAAGGCCGCCGATAGTTCGACAAGCTCACCAACCGATAAGGTCCCTGAGCCTGCCGAAGCTCCGGCTGAAGCCCCTGCCGAACAGATGAGCGCCGACGGTGCAAAGCCCGCAGGACTCGCAGGTACAGCAGCCTCCTCTGAAACGAACGCGATTTCCGAAGAACAGCAGTCCCAGCCGATGCCGCAGTCCGCTCTTCCGGGAACGCGCCCGACGGTGCGCCGTACTTACACGAACCCTGCCATCGCCGCAGCCGCCCGCCGCGCCCAGCAGCAGGCCGCCGCAAAGCTCGGTCGCAACGATCCGTGCTGGTGCGGTTCCGGCCTCAAGTACAAGAAGTGCCACGGCAAAGACATGGAATAA